In Tepidisphaeraceae bacterium, a genomic segment contains:
- a CDS encoding PilT/PilU family type 4a pilus ATPase yields the protein MSTAASPTAGLPTSSVTAHQGNVTDAVSAPANPSSGTQPADGASAEGSSTIHVEERKLSLHDFLKTAVKIGGSDIHLQASSVPMIRVDGHAKFLDVPKLTDEVITEYVDQILNAQGEPKEKRDLLEHKGSVDVAYSLGIGQPRFRTNIFHSRQQYAIVMRRIVTKIPNFEELNLPPQIETMSDYRRGIVIVSGTTGSGKSTSLAAVIGKINRTRNERIITVEDPIEFEHQNAKSLVSQVEVGQDSESFDYALRAMMRQDPDVILIGEIRDSFSLTTALRAADTGHLVFTTIHATNAPMTIGRISSLFIPEQRELQQEQLAMNLNAVVCQRLAKRRDGKGRVPVNEIMMATPLVRKYILEGEFDKLKGCVGNRESGSQSFDQHLTELFHKQIIDVGEATRLASNVDALKLALRGISNSDTRLR from the coding sequence ATGTCCACCGCCGCCTCCCCCACCGCCGGGTTGCCGACCAGCAGCGTAACGGCCCACCAGGGCAACGTCACCGATGCCGTCAGCGCACCGGCCAACCCCAGCAGTGGCACGCAGCCGGCCGACGGCGCGTCGGCTGAGGGGTCGTCCACGATTCACGTTGAGGAACGCAAGCTCTCCCTGCACGACTTCCTGAAGACCGCCGTGAAGATCGGCGGTTCGGATATCCACCTGCAGGCCAGCAGCGTCCCGATGATCCGCGTCGACGGCCACGCCAAGTTTTTGGACGTGCCCAAGCTCACCGACGAGGTCATAACCGAGTACGTCGACCAGATCCTCAACGCGCAGGGCGAGCCCAAGGAGAAGCGCGACCTGCTGGAACACAAGGGCAGCGTCGACGTGGCCTACAGCTTGGGCATCGGCCAGCCTCGCTTCCGTACGAACATCTTCCACAGCCGCCAGCAGTACGCGATCGTCATGCGTCGCATCGTGACGAAGATCCCGAACTTCGAAGAGCTGAACCTGCCGCCGCAGATCGAGACGATGTCCGACTACCGCCGCGGCATCGTGATCGTGTCGGGCACGACCGGTTCGGGTAAGTCGACCTCGCTGGCGGCCGTCATCGGCAAGATCAACCGGACGCGCAACGAACGCATCATCACGGTTGAGGACCCGATCGAGTTCGAGCACCAGAACGCCAAGTCGCTGGTGAGCCAGGTGGAGGTGGGCCAGGATTCGGAAAGCTTCGATTACGCGCTCCGCGCCATGATGCGTCAGGACCCGGACGTGATCCTGATCGGTGAAATTCGCGACAGCTTCTCGCTGACGACCGCCCTTCGCGCCGCCGACACGGGCCACTTGGTCTTCACGACGATCCACGCGACGAACGCCCCGATGACGATCGGCCGCATCAGCTCGCTGTTCATCCCCGAACAGCGCGAGCTGCAGCAGGAACAGCTGGCGATGAACCTGAACGCGGTGGTCTGTCAGCGCCTGGCCAAGCGGCGCGACGGCAAGGGCCGCGTGCCGGTGAACGAGATCATGATGGCCACGCCGCTCGTGCGCAAATACATCCTGGAAGGCGAGTTCGACAAGCTCAAGGGCTGCGTGGGCAACCGCGAGAGCGGCAGCCAGAGCTTCGACCAGCACCTGACCGAGCTGTTCCACAAGCAAATCATCGACGTCGGCGAAGCCACCCGCCTGGCCAGCAACGTCGACGCGCTGAAGCTGGCCCTCCGCGGCATTAGCAACAGCGATACGCGCTTGCGATAG
- a CDS encoding phospholipase D family protein: MPLRLSLSPETVAGQAELIFDGDHLQRVVLEGILTAKVSLAIATADFKAMLIPRPRERRAKSIVQHLRALADRGVEIRLLHAGTPSSAALRELKVALPHNLTIRRCPRLHAKTVVVDCSAMYLGSANLTGAGLGAKADGRRNFEWGVWTRSGSMIDAVLAQFDALWEGHHCETCKRRDVCPVPLEEPDL; the protein is encoded by the coding sequence ATGCCCCTGCGCCTCTCACTGAGCCCGGAAACCGTCGCCGGTCAGGCGGAACTGATCTTCGATGGTGACCACCTCCAACGGGTCGTGCTGGAGGGGATCTTGACCGCGAAGGTCAGCCTGGCGATCGCGACGGCGGACTTCAAGGCGATGCTGATCCCGCGGCCGCGCGAACGGCGGGCGAAGTCGATCGTGCAGCACCTGCGCGCCCTGGCCGACCGTGGCGTCGAGATCCGCCTGCTGCATGCCGGCACGCCATCGTCGGCGGCGCTGCGCGAGCTGAAGGTCGCGCTGCCGCACAACCTCACGATCCGCCGCTGCCCGCGCCTGCACGCCAAGACGGTCGTCGTCGACTGCAGCGCGATGTACCTCGGCAGCGCCAACCTCACCGGCGCCGGCCTAGGCGCCAAGGCCGACGGCCGACGCAACTTCGAGTGGGGCGTGTGGACGAGAAGCGGGTCGATGATCGACGCCGTGCTGGCGCAGTTCGACGCGTTGTGGGAAGGCCACCACTGCGAAACCTGCAAGCGCCGCGACGTCTGCCCCGTGCCGCTGGAAGAGCCGGATCTGTAG
- a CDS encoding family 16 glycoside hydrolase yields the protein MDFRRSPKRRTARPTTVNMIEQLERRTLMCSDLHDAYQLPATHFNVNGAVLAASATATAVAAVESRDIGNVGAAGSTSESNGTYTIAGSGHDIWGNNDGLRLTSQSLTGDGSIVARVTSQQNTDPWARSGIMMRESLASNSKFTMVAVTPSNGTFFSGRGSTGGYAWRSANPSYANPLWLKLTRAGNTFIGYRSTNGTSWTESGRTTISMSATIHVGLAVSSHKVGTLSVARFDNVQFPTPLPGDTESAPTAPSQLSARPDATPSVSLTWTDNSSNETLFRIQRSTNGGSTWFDLATTGPNATSYNHSSVLPGQSYAYRVRAEGTAGVSNYSAMVSGTIPQPNLGDWTSGDIGNVGAGGGNAVANGVHSVAGSGHDIWGNNDAFRFVHQQLTGDGSIVARVTSQQNTDPWARSGIMIRESLASNSKFTMAAVTPSNGTFFSARNSTGGYAWRSANPSYALPLWLKLTRTGDTVVGYRSTNGTTWTETGRTTISMNRTVYVGLATTSHRTGTLSTAKFDNVAVDNDTTVPTPGGFTPLFNGQNLSGFYTWTPSQGKNNDTAGYFEVENGMIHVLGIPNTGAQQEFGYLSTNASYANYHLRFQYKWGVTKFAPRAGSSTPRDSGVLYHVNGPDQLWPLSVETQVQEGDTGDFWMLGTGGRETTIDTTIVNGSYPKKYAVGGVAASQRGGRVVKGTTAESLTDWNTVEVIADGNVLTVMVNGVVVNRATNVRMPDPNDPTKTISLTSGRIAFQAEGAEVWYRNIEIRNLGSTPAPAGATVLLSGSTGTGKFEKRSGGGAVGWTYTGGAMTVASGTGDIRTKDRFADYKLHIEFKTNPKPHNVAEQDRGNSGIALAGSYELQVLDSYERALADTNDLGAIYGVKNAAVNAALPAGVWQAYDIDFTNARWNGSTKIANARVTVRLNGVLIHDNVEIPTSTLTFESETPGLRPIILQDHANAVQYRNIWLING from the coding sequence ATGGATTTTCGTCGTAGCCCCAAGCGTCGTACCGCCCGCCCGACCACCGTCAACATGATCGAACAGCTGGAGCGGCGCACGCTGATGTGTTCCGACCTGCACGACGCCTACCAGTTGCCCGCCACACATTTCAACGTGAATGGCGCAGTGCTGGCCGCGTCGGCGACCGCGACCGCCGTCGCGGCGGTGGAGTCGCGCGATATTGGGAACGTCGGCGCAGCGGGGAGCACGTCGGAGTCGAACGGCACCTACACGATCGCCGGCAGTGGCCACGACATCTGGGGAAACAACGACGGCCTCCGCTTGACATCGCAATCGCTCACCGGTGATGGCTCGATCGTCGCCCGCGTCACCAGTCAGCAGAACACCGACCCCTGGGCGCGCTCCGGCATCATGATGCGCGAGTCGCTCGCCTCGAACAGCAAGTTCACGATGGTCGCCGTCACACCGAGTAACGGCACCTTCTTCAGCGGGCGAGGCTCGACCGGTGGCTACGCTTGGCGCAGCGCCAACCCGTCCTACGCCAACCCGCTGTGGTTGAAGCTGACGCGGGCCGGGAACACGTTCATCGGCTACCGCTCGACCAACGGCACCTCGTGGACCGAATCGGGCCGGACGACGATCAGCATGAGCGCGACGATCCACGTCGGCCTGGCCGTCAGCAGCCACAAGGTAGGCACGCTGTCGGTCGCCAGGTTCGACAACGTCCAGTTCCCCACCCCGCTGCCGGGCGACACCGAGAGCGCCCCGACCGCCCCGTCGCAGCTATCGGCACGGCCCGATGCAACGCCGAGCGTCAGCCTGACCTGGACCGACAACTCGTCGAACGAGACGCTGTTCCGCATCCAACGCAGCACCAACGGCGGCTCGACCTGGTTCGACCTGGCCACCACGGGCCCCAACGCCACCAGCTACAACCATAGTTCCGTGCTGCCCGGTCAGTCCTACGCCTACCGCGTGCGTGCCGAGGGCACCGCCGGCGTCTCGAATTACAGCGCGATGGTCAGCGGCACGATCCCACAGCCCAACCTCGGCGACTGGACGAGCGGCGACATCGGCAACGTTGGAGCGGGTGGCGGCAATGCCGTGGCCAACGGTGTGCACAGCGTCGCCGGCAGTGGTCACGACATCTGGGGCAACAACGACGCGTTCCGCTTCGTCCACCAGCAACTGACCGGCGACGGGTCGATCGTCGCCCGCGTCACCAGCCAGCAGAACACCGACCCCTGGGCGCGCTCCGGCATCATGATCCGCGAGTCGCTTGCGTCGAACAGCAAGTTCACCATGGCCGCGGTTACGCCAAGCAACGGCACGTTCTTCAGTGCGCGCAATTCGACCGGCGGCTACGCCTGGCGCAGCGCCAACCCGTCTTACGCGCTCCCGCTGTGGTTGAAACTGACGCGCACGGGCGACACGGTCGTGGGGTACCGTTCGACCAACGGCACCACCTGGACCGAGACCGGCCGCACGACGATCAGCATGAACCGCACGGTCTACGTCGGCCTGGCCACCACCAGCCACCGCACCGGCACGCTCTCGACCGCGAAGTTCGACAACGTCGCCGTGGACAACGACACCACGGTCCCGACACCCGGCGGCTTCACGCCGTTGTTCAACGGTCAGAACCTCAGCGGCTTCTACACCTGGACGCCCTCGCAGGGAAAGAACAACGACACCGCCGGCTATTTTGAGGTCGAGAACGGCATGATCCACGTGCTGGGCATTCCCAACACGGGCGCGCAGCAGGAGTTCGGCTACCTCTCGACCAACGCGTCGTACGCGAACTATCACCTGCGGTTCCAGTACAAGTGGGGCGTGACCAAGTTTGCCCCCCGCGCCGGCAGCAGCACGCCGCGCGACTCGGGCGTGCTGTACCACGTCAACGGGCCCGACCAGCTGTGGCCCCTGTCGGTGGAAACGCAGGTACAGGAAGGCGACACCGGCGACTTCTGGATGCTGGGCACGGGCGGCAGGGAGACGACGATCGACACGACGATCGTCAACGGGTCGTATCCGAAGAAGTACGCCGTCGGTGGCGTCGCGGCATCGCAGCGTGGCGGGCGAGTCGTGAAGGGCACGACGGCCGAATCGCTGACCGACTGGAACACCGTCGAGGTGATCGCCGACGGCAACGTGCTGACGGTGATGGTCAACGGCGTCGTCGTGAACCGCGCGACCAACGTGCGCATGCCCGACCCGAACGACCCGACGAAGACCATCTCCCTCACCAGTGGCCGGATCGCCTTCCAGGCCGAGGGCGCCGAGGTCTGGTATCGCAACATCGAGATCCGCAACCTCGGTTCGACTCCCGCGCCCGCCGGCGCCACCGTGCTGCTGAGCGGCAGCACCGGCACCGGCAAGTTCGAGAAGCGCAGCGGAGGCGGCGCCGTCGGCTGGACCTACACCGGTGGCGCAATGACGGTCGCCAGCGGCACTGGCGACATCCGCACGAAGGACCGCTTCGCCGATTACAAGCTGCACATCGAGTTCAAGACCAATCCCAAGCCCCACAACGTCGCCGAGCAGGACCGCGGCAACAGTGGCATCGCGCTGGCGGGCAGCTACGAGCTTCAGGTGCTCGACTCGTACGAGCGCGCCCTTGCCGACACGAACGACCTGGGCGCGATCTACGGCGTGAAGAACGCCGCGGTCAACGCCGCCCTTCCCGCCGGGGTGTGGCAGGCCTACGACATCGACTTCACCAATGCCCGCTGGAACGGCAGCACGAAGATCGCCAACGCGCGCGTCACCGTGCGTCTCAACGGTGTCCTGATTCACGACAACGTCGAGATTCCCACGAGCACCCTGACGTTCGAAAGCGAAACGCCCGGCCTGCGCCCGATCATCCTGCAGGACCACGCCAACGCCGTTCAATACCGTAACATCTGGCTTATCAACGGCTAA
- a CDS encoding pyridoxal phosphate-dependent aminotransferase, producing the protein MVALAERMKLVSESITLAVTAKANALKKAGVDVVGFGAGEPDFDTPAFIKEAAKAALDKGQTKYTPTPSFPELKSAIADKFQKENGLPYKPENVTVGAGGKHCLYMAFMAILNPGDEVVILSPFWVSYPEQVKLAGGTPKVVRGEEANGFKITPQQLERAIGPRTKVVVINSPSNPAGHAYTPDELKALADVMVKHPNVVVFSDEIYEKLVYDGLKFVSFAALDDRLLDQTLTFNCHSKSFAMTGWRIGYIGGPKPIIDAINKLQSQMTSHITSFTQMPAALALTDPRAAESVEQMRVQFEKRGRHMWERLSKLPNVTCVRPQGAFYCFPNVSAYFGKKAGNAEITDAVSFSAALLEQAHVAVVPGNDSGFETHVRLSFATSMENIDKGIDRIEAWLKTLG; encoded by the coding sequence ATGGTTGCCCTTGCAGAGCGTATGAAGCTGGTGTCCGAATCGATCACCCTGGCCGTCACCGCCAAGGCGAACGCGTTGAAGAAAGCGGGGGTGGACGTCGTCGGGTTCGGTGCCGGCGAGCCGGACTTCGACACGCCCGCGTTCATCAAGGAGGCCGCCAAGGCCGCGCTGGATAAGGGACAGACCAAGTACACGCCGACCCCCTCGTTCCCCGAACTGAAGTCCGCGATTGCCGACAAGTTCCAGAAGGAGAACGGGCTGCCGTACAAGCCCGAGAACGTGACCGTGGGTGCCGGGGGCAAGCACTGCCTGTACATGGCGTTCATGGCGATCCTGAACCCCGGCGACGAGGTCGTCATCCTGTCGCCGTTCTGGGTCAGCTATCCCGAACAGGTGAAGCTGGCCGGTGGCACACCGAAGGTCGTGCGCGGCGAGGAGGCGAACGGTTTCAAGATCACACCGCAGCAACTGGAGCGCGCGATCGGGCCGCGGACGAAGGTGGTCGTGATCAATTCCCCTAGTAATCCGGCCGGTCATGCCTACACGCCCGACGAACTGAAGGCGCTGGCCGACGTGATGGTGAAGCACCCGAACGTCGTCGTCTTTTCAGACGAAATTTACGAAAAGCTGGTCTACGACGGCTTGAAATTCGTCAGTTTTGCCGCGTTGGACGATCGCCTGCTCGACCAGACGCTGACCTTCAACTGCCACAGCAAGAGCTTTGCGATGACCGGCTGGCGCATCGGCTATATCGGCGGACCGAAGCCGATCATCGACGCGATCAACAAGCTGCAAAGCCAGATGACCAGCCACATCACCAGCTTCACGCAGATGCCCGCCGCCCTGGCGCTCACCGACCCCCGGGCCGCTGAAAGCGTCGAGCAGATGCGCGTGCAGTTCGAGAAGCGTGGCCGGCACATGTGGGAGCGCTTAAGCAAGCTGCCCAACGTCACCTGCGTGCGGCCGCAAGGGGCGTTCTACTGCTTTCCGAACGTCTCGGCCTACTTCGGTAAGAAGGCGGGCAACGCCGAGATCACCGACGCCGTCAGCTTCAGCGCGGCGCTGCTGGAGCAGGCCCACGTCGCCGTCGTTCCCGGCAACGACAGCGGCTTCGAGACGCACGTCCGCCTGAGCTTCGCGACCAGCATGGAGAACATCGACAAGGGCATCGACCGCATCGAAGCGTGGTTGAAGACCCTCGGGTAG
- a CDS encoding cache domain-containing protein — protein MTFTPISLRSRLVALILLATVPVMAAGILVPSWLAGRTLRDKAHAELAQVAQRLSENVEMWDEATISVLQMLASNPAIMTMDPEQQRSVLLRVKRVYSWFYLIAIVDLNGRDFVRADDLSPRNYHDRAWFRGAAEGNRVTRQAVISRTTDLPGMTLAAPIRNAQGQVVGVAVIGVSLERLGQQVGTATVGETGYSFVVDDQGLLVAHPQLAPQDQLTDYAEFPPVAAMLETQRDGALAFTDSQGVRWLSQAARASNGWGVVSMQREDEVLAAGNRIRMFGLIAAVLASATVAALTWVLATRVTRPVLNIANAAVALAEGRWDVPVAEGRRDEIGTLASAFNRMAANLQKAYRTIEDRVAQRTQQLRKSNTELRAARETAYAHSRAKDEFLANMSHELRTPLTTILGYADVLSDPELPASKRQQHLGVIHRSARHLLSIINEVLDLASIEAGRLTIRMGDVDVARTLDEVVSELHPRAAEKGLSLTVACDAPVPRFIQSDPMRLRQILINLVGNAIKFTEVGGITLRVRLTSSPAATPPTEPSPTVQSPAGQSSNDGEDAPSSLPSQLRFDVTDTGIGMTPVQIDGLFQRFGQVDTSPSRRYEGTGLGLAISQRLARMLGGDITVTSEAGRGSTFSVTIDPGSLNGVAMMTDPMPCATAAPQVQQDLKGLRLLLAEDVPANQLMFKMILQRLGATVTAVGDGAAAIDAFNAAAASVEPFDLVLMDMQMPGVDGYQATAQLRAAGVRTAIIALTAHARDSDRAACLAAGCSDFLTKPLDPAKLVETIHQHLRPTPVSD, from the coding sequence ATGACGTTCACGCCCATCAGCCTTCGGTCCCGCCTTGTGGCGCTCATCCTGCTGGCGACGGTGCCGGTGATGGCGGCGGGCATCCTGGTACCGAGCTGGCTCGCCGGTCGCACGCTGCGCGACAAGGCCCACGCCGAACTGGCCCAGGTGGCCCAGCGATTGTCGGAAAACGTGGAGATGTGGGACGAGGCGACCATCAGCGTGCTGCAGATGCTGGCGTCCAACCCGGCCATCATGACGATGGACCCCGAGCAGCAGCGGTCGGTGCTGTTGCGCGTGAAGCGGGTCTACAGCTGGTTCTACCTGATCGCGATCGTCGACCTGAACGGGCGCGACTTCGTGCGCGCCGACGACCTGTCGCCGCGCAACTACCACGACCGCGCCTGGTTCCGCGGCGCCGCCGAGGGCAACCGGGTGACGCGCCAGGCGGTGATCAGCCGCACGACCGATCTGCCAGGCATGACGCTCGCCGCGCCGATCCGCAACGCCCAGGGGCAGGTGGTCGGCGTTGCGGTGATCGGCGTGTCGCTCGAGCGCCTCGGCCAGCAGGTGGGGACGGCGACGGTCGGCGAGACCGGGTACTCGTTCGTCGTCGACGACCAAGGCCTGCTGGTCGCGCACCCGCAACTGGCGCCGCAGGACCAACTGACCGACTACGCCGAGTTTCCACCCGTTGCCGCCATGCTGGAAACGCAGCGCGACGGCGCGCTGGCCTTTACCGATTCGCAGGGCGTGCGATGGCTGTCGCAGGCGGCCCGCGCGAGCAACGGGTGGGGCGTGGTCAGCATGCAGCGCGAGGACGAGGTGCTGGCGGCGGGCAACCGCATCCGCATGTTCGGGCTGATCGCGGCGGTGCTGGCCAGCGCGACGGTGGCGGCGCTCACCTGGGTGCTGGCGACGCGGGTGACGCGCCCGGTGCTGAACATCGCCAACGCCGCCGTAGCGCTCGCCGAGGGCCGCTGGGACGTCCCCGTCGCCGAGGGGCGCCGCGACGAGATCGGCACGCTCGCCAGCGCGTTTAACCGCATGGCCGCCAACCTGCAGAAGGCCTACCGCACGATCGAGGACCGCGTTGCGCAGCGCACGCAGCAGCTGCGCAAGAGCAACACCGAACTGCGCGCCGCCCGCGAGACCGCCTACGCCCACAGCCGCGCCAAGGACGAGTTCCTGGCCAATATGTCCCACGAGCTGCGCACGCCGCTGACGACCATCCTCGGCTACGCCGACGTGCTGTCCGACCCCGAACTGCCGGCAAGCAAACGGCAGCAGCACCTCGGCGTCATCCATCGCAGCGCGCGGCACCTGCTGTCGATCATCAACGAGGTGCTGGACCTGGCCAGCATCGAGGCCGGCCGGCTGACGATCCGCATGGGCGACGTCGACGTCGCCCGCACGCTGGACGAGGTCGTCTCCGAACTGCACCCGCGCGCGGCCGAGAAGGGGCTGTCGCTCACGGTCGCGTGCGACGCGCCCGTGCCCCGGTTCATCCAGTCCGACCCGATGCGCCTGCGGCAGATCCTGATCAACCTGGTCGGCAACGCGATCAAGTTCACCGAGGTTGGCGGCATCACGCTGCGCGTGCGCCTCACATCGTCACCTGCCGCAACACCGCCCACAGAGCCGTCGCCCACTGTGCAGTCGCCCGCCGGGCAGTCGTCCAATGACGGTGAGGACGCGCCGTCGTCACTACCTTCGCAGTTGCGGTTTGACGTGACCGACACCGGCATCGGCATGACGCCCGTGCAGATCGATGGCCTGTTCCAGCGGTTCGGGCAGGTCGATACCTCGCCGTCGCGCCGCTACGAGGGCACCGGGCTGGGGCTGGCGATCTCGCAGCGACTGGCGCGCATGCTCGGGGGTGACATCACCGTTACCAGCGAGGCCGGCCGGGGATCGACCTTCAGCGTCACGATCGATCCCGGTTCACTGAACGGCGTGGCGATGATGACCGATCCCATGCCCTGCGCGACGGCCGCGCCGCAGGTACAGCAAGACCTGAAGGGCCTGCGCCTCCTGCTGGCCGAGGACGTGCCGGCCAACCAGTTGATGTTCAAGATGATCCTCCAGCGGCTCGGCGCCACGGTGACGGCGGTGGGGGACGGCGCTGCTGCGATCGACGCGTTCAACGCCGCCGCGGCGTCGGTCGAACCGTTCGACCTCGTGCTGATGGACATGCAGATGCCCGGCGTTGACGGCTACCAAGCCACCGCGCAACTGCGCGCCGCCGGCGTGCGCACGGCGATCATCGCGCTCACCGCCCACGCCCGCGATTCCGACCGCGCCGCCTGCCTGGCGGCCGGTTGTTCCGACTTTCTCACCAAGCCGCTCGATCCCGCGAAGCTGGTGGAAACCATCCATCAGCACCTGCGCCCCACGCCGGTCAGTGACTAG